From the Nostoc sp. PCC 7107 genome, the window TAACTGACACTGAGGGACGAAAGCTAGGGGAGCGAATGGGATTAGATACCCCAGTAGTCCTAGCCGTAAACGATGGATACTAGGCGTTGCGAGTATCGACCCTCGCAGTGCCGGAGCCAACGCGTTAAGTATCCCGCCTGGGGAGTACGCACGCAAGTGTGAAACTCAAAGGAATTGACGGGGGCCCGCACAAGCGGTGGAGTATGTGGTTTAATTCGATGCAACGCGAAGAACCTTACCAAGACTTGACATGTCGCGAATCCTCTTGAAAGGGAGGAGTGCCTTAGGGAGCGCGAACACAGGTGGTGCATGGCTGTCGTCAGCTCGTGTCGTGAGATGTTGGGTTAAGTCCCGCAACGAGCGCAACCCTCGTTTTTAGTTGCCAGCATTAAGTTGGGCACTCTAGAGAGACTGCCGGTGACAAACCGGAGGAAGGTGGGGATGACGTCAAGTCAGCATGCCCCTTACGTCTTGGGCTACACACGTACTACAATGCTACGAACAGAGGGCAGCAAGCTAGCGATAGCAAGCAAATCCCGGAAATCGTAGCTCAGTTCAGATCGAAGCTTGCAACTCAGCTTCGTGAAGGAGGAATCGCTAGTAATTGCAGGTCAGCATACTGCAGTGAATTCGTTCCCGGGCCTTGTACACACCGCCCGTCACACCATGGAAGCTGGCAACGCCCGAAGTCATTACCCCAACTTTTAGGAGAGGGGGATGCCTAAGGCAGTGCTGGTGACTGGGGTGAAGTCGTAACAAGGTAGCCGTACCGGAAGGTGTGGCTGGATCACCTCCTTTTAGGGAGACCTACCCAACTGTCATCTCAATTGCCAAAAGCAAGTAAACAGAAGACAGATGGTCAAACCTAGGTCGGTCGAGGTTGATTAAGGCTTTCAAAGTATCGTTTGGTTTAGTAATTGTTTTATGAAGGAAAAAACAGCAACTAACGTAAAAGTAGTTAGACTGCTGGGAAGAATTCCTAGCCAGAACCTTGAAAACTGCATAGAAACGCGATTGAAAGCAGGCAGACGCAGAAAAGAAGTACTGAGTACTGAGTGCTGAGTGCTGAGTAAAATCAGTGTAAGCAGACGAAGTAGGCAGAATGGAAAAGAGTGTTTGCAGAATGTGTACCAATGAAAAGTGGTCAAGCGAATAAGAGCTAATGGTGGATACCTAGGCACACAGAGGCGAAGAAGGACGTGGTTACCGACGAAATACTCCGGGGAGTTGGAAGCAAACTATGAGCCGGAGATGTCCGAATGGGGCAACCCTGTATACTACCTGTTGAATATATAGACAGGAAAGAGCCAACCCAGCGAACTGAAACATCTTAGTAGCTGGAGGAAGAGAAATCAAAAGAGATTCCCTGAGTAGTGGTGAGCGGAAGGGGAAGAGCCTAAACCAGTTGGTTTACTGACTGGGGTTGTGGGACAGCAATATCGAATCTAGAGGCTAGACGAAGCAGCTAAGTACTGCACCAAAGAAAGTGAAAGTCTTGTAGTCGAAAGTCAAAGGATAGTAGCTGAATCCCGAGTAGCATGGGGCACGAGGAATCCCATGTGAATCAGCGAGGACCATCTCGTAAGGCTAAATACTACTGTGTGACCGATAGTGAACCAGTACCGCGAGGGAAAGGTGAAAAGAACCCCGGAAGGGGAGTGAAATAGAACATGAAACCATAAGCTTACAAGCAGTGGGAGTCCGATTGAACGGATGACCGCGTGCCTGTTGAAGAATGAGCCGGCGACTTATAGGCACTGGTAGGTTAAGGCGAGAATGCTGGAGCCAAAGGGAAACCGAGTCTGAAAAGGGCGATAATCAGTGTTTATAGACCCGAACCCTGGTGATCTAACCATGGCCAGGATGAAGCTTGGGTAACACCAAGTGGAGGTCCGCACCGACCGATGTTGAAAAATCGGCGGATGAGCTGTGGTTAGGGGTGAAATGCCAATCGAACCAGGAGCTAGCTGGTTCTCCCCGAAATGTGTTGAGGCGCAGCGGTAACGATTAAATCTGGGGGGTAAAGCACTGTTTCGGTGCGGGCTGGGAGACCGGTACCAAATCGAGACAAACTCAGAATACCCAGAGAACACGTTGCCAGTGAGACGGTGGGGGATAAGCTTCATCGTCAAGAGGGAAACAGCCCAGACCACCAGCTAAGGTCCCCAAATCATCACTAAGTGATAAAGGAGGTGAGATTGCATAGACAACTAGGAGGTTTGCCTAGAAGCAGCCACCCTTGAAAGAGTGCGTAATAGCTCACTAGTCAAGCGATCTTGCGCCGAAAATGAACGGGGCTAAGTGATGTACCGAAGCTGTGGGATTAATAAACATTAATCGGTAGGGGAGCGTTCCGTAGTAGGAAGAAGCAATAGCGGTAAGCAGTTGTGGACGAGACGGAAGTGAGAATGTCGGCTTGAGTAGCGCAAACATTGGTGAGAATCCAATGCCCCGAAACCCTAAGGGTTCCAGAGCCAGGTTCGTCCGCTCTGGGTGAGTCGGGTCCTAAGGCGAGGTCGAACGGCGTAGTCGATGGACACAGGGTGAAGATTCCCTGACTATGATATGGGAGCATGAATAGGGACGCATAAAAAATAGCCATACCCTGATTGGTTTGGGAGACGGTTACGACCGTCGAATGGTGAAAGATAGTGCCAAGAAAAGCTAGTCATGTGATGAACATATTGTACCCGTACCCGAAACCGACACAGGTAGGGAGGTTGAGTAAACTAAGGGGCGCGAGATAACTCTCTCTAAGGAACTCGGCAAAATGGCCCCGTAACTTCGGAAGAAGGGGTGCCCACGAGAGTGGGTCGCAGTGAAGAGATCCAGGCGACTGTTTACCAAAAACACAGGTCTCCGCAAACTCGAAAGAGGAAGTATGGGGGCTGACGCCTGCCCAGTGCCGGAAGGTTAAGGAAGTTGGTCAGGGGTTCGCCTTGAAGCTGACGACCGAAGCCCCGGTGAACGGCGGCCGTAACTATAACGGTCCTAAGGTAGCGAAATTCCTTGTCGGGTAAGTTCCGACCCGCACGAAAGGCGTAACGATCTGGATGGTGTCTCAGAGAGAGACTCGGCGAAATAGGAATGTCTGTGAAGATACGGACTGCCTGCACCTGGACAGAAAGACCCTATGAAGCTTTACTGTAGCCTGGAATGGTGTCCGGGCTTCGCTTGCGCAGGATAGGTGGGAAGCGATGAGATATTCCTTGTGGGGAATATGGAGCTAACGGTGAGATACCACTCTGGCGAAGCTAGGATTCTAACTCATCTCCGTCATCCGGAGAGAGGACAGTTTCAGGTGGGCAGTTTGACTGGGGCGGTCGCCTCCTAAAAGGTAACGGAGGCGCGCAAAGGTTCCCTCAGCACGCTTGGAAACCGTGCGGCGAGTGTAAAGGCATAAAGGGAGCTTGACTGCAAGACCGACAAGTCGAGCAGGTACGAAAGTAGGCCTTAGTGATCCGACGGCGCAGAGTGGAATGGCCGTCGCTCAACGGATAAAAGTTACTCTAGGGATAACAGGCTGATCTCCCCCAAGAGTCCACATCGACGGGGAGGTTTGGCACCTCGATGTCGGCTCATCGCAACCTGGGGCGGAAGTACGTCCCAAGGGTTGGGCTGTTCGCCCATTAAAGCGGTACGTGAGCTGGGTTCAGAACGTCGTGAGACAGTTCGGTCCATATCCGGTGCAGGCGTTAGAACATTGAGAGGAGCCTTCCTTAGTACGAGAGGACCGGGAAGGACGCACCGCTGGTGTACCAGTTATTGTACCAACAGTAGACGCTGGGTAGCCAAGTGCGGAGCGGATAACCGCTGAAAGCATCTAAGTGGGAAGCCCACCTCAAGATGAGTGTTCTCATCACTTGAAGTGAGTAAGGTCACCTGTAGAACACAGGTTCTTAGGCGGTAGGTGGAAGTGCAGTAATGTATGTAGCCGAGCCGTGCTAACAGACCGAGGGCTTGACCTCTTGATCATTGATTCATCATCATCGCGTTTCTTGCAGCCTTCAGGGTCTCTGACTCTACAAGTTTTCCTGGTGCCTATGGCGCGGTGGAACCACACTGATACCTTCCCGAACTCAGAGGTGAAACGCTGCTGCGGCTACGATAGTTGGAGGGTTGCCTCCTGCCACAATTGCTCGGTGCCAGGTTCTATATTCTCATAATCAGCTTCTTTCTTTTTTGAAAGGCGCTGATTCTCTTTTTTATCCCACCTTTGATAAATTCACCTTGCCAATTTAATCCCAGGAAAGGTTGACCAAGTGATTAATTCAGTTCAAGGGGCGACAATCGCCTCTAAACCCTGCAAGCTAAAGGTTTGAGAGGCACATAACCCTTGAAAAATTGGGTGCTTATTGAGAATGAACTGTACAGTTATTAAGCGGCTACCTGTAGGGTACAGTTTAATGGTAAAAAAGAACGGTCTCGTAATTTGATTAAGACCGTCGTCATAATGCTGGCATCATTCTACCAAAACTTCTTAGAAAAATACCTAAATAAAGCACAGTTAATCACCCTGAAGATGTTGGTGTGGTTGTTACAAAATCAGAAGCAGGTAAGGATAGAAAGACTGGCAGCGACTCTACCTTTACCTATACAGCAAAACAGTCGTGACGGCATTTACAAAGGTTTTTAACACTGAATGCCTTGAGTGTAGTATTGTTGTGGTTTCCGATTATTGAAGCAATAATTAACCAACATTTTAAACTAGGGTCACAATTAACCATTGCTATGGATAGAACGCAGTGGAAAGAAAACAATGTGTTGATGGTTAGTGTAATTTACCAAAAGAGAGCTTGGCCAATATATTGGTGTCTGCTAGGAAAAGATGGTAGTAGTAACTTAGAAGAACAACAAAAAGTATTACGCCCAGTAATTCGCTTATTAAAAAAGTATAAACTAGTAATTATTGGGGATAGAGAATTTCACAGTGTAGAACTAGCACATTGACTCCACAAGCAGAACCTGAGTTTTGTATTCCGTCAAAAAAAGGATACTACTTTTCGGAAGAAAAGACAGAAATTTCAGCCTTTGAGTAGCATTGAGATTTACCCAGGTATCCGCTCCTTTTATACCGACGTTAAAGTTACTCAAAAAAAAGGTTTTGGTTGCTTCAATTTAGCTGTTTATTGGAAAAGGAAGTATCGAGGAAAGCAAGATAAGGAAGCTTGGTATTTATTAACTAATTTACCTGATTTAAACACTGCCCTCAAAATATATGCTCAACGTTTTGGGATTGAGGCGATGTTCAAAGATTGTAAAACAGGTGGGTACAATTTAGAGAGTTCTCAAGCTAATCCTGATAGACTTGTACGTCTAATTTTCTTAATTGCTTTGGCTATGACCAGTGCTTGGTTACATGGGCAAAGAACTAAATTTCAAAAACTTGATTCTTATATTTGTCGCCAAGAAGAAAAAAATAGAACCCAGAAACGTCATAGTAATTTCTGGATAGGTTTATATGGTTTCAATTGGATAGTTGCTTGGTATGGGTGTCAAGCATGGGTCGAGGAACTGGTCGGTTTCAGTCGCAATAAGCAAGCATATTATCAGCGCGGGTTAAGGGCTATGAAGCTTATACAGCAAGCACTTTAGCTTGCTTGTCGCCCCTTGAAGTTTTAGAGAGTCTTTATGTAAGTCCTGCTAATTCATTTCTTGAATTTGTAAGCGGACAGTGTGTTCTGTTGTTCCGCTGAGTTGCAGTTCCATAACTTCCGTACCAAGAGGTTCAATGCAACTGAGGAGCGATCGCAAGTTTGGTGTACTGGCACCAGTATCTACATATAATCTATCTGCTAGGCTACTGATGCGTTTCCAAGTCATGTATAACTTGCCAATTAGTTGTTCCATTTGCGAAGCTTGATTGACTAAATCAGCAGCTACACTTAGACAGCCAACTCTGTGGGCTTCTTCTAAGGCGGTCTCTATGTCGACTTCTTCTTTAGCCAGTGCTTGGACTTGTGCCGCAGATTTGAGATATTTGGCTAACTGTCGCGCTTCTGTAGTTGCCTGCTTAATAGTATCTATATCAGGGTTGGCAATGATTTCTTTTTGAATAAATTTTTGGTGTTGTTCTGGCAATTTTTCCATTTCTTTTACCAGTGGGGCAATATATCGCGGTGGTAAGGAATTATCCGCGGCTTTGACCTTTACTGGTTCAGGGATTAAATCTGAAGACATCGCCATCCATTCATCAGTGAGTTGGCGGACTTCTCGGCGTGTAATGCGATCGCCTTTTTGGGCGGCTTCACTTACCATTTGTTGTACTTCTGGGGAAGATTTCGCTGTTTCGACAAAGGCGCGTTTGCTAAAGTTATTAACTGCGGCAGGTTCCAGTCTACCTTCTTCTAAAAGAGTATCGGCACTGTTGGCTAGTTGAATCCAAGAATAAGCTTGACTTTTGCTAATTTCTCTTTCTTTTAGCCATTTAAGAAAGCCCGTACCGCGTCCATCGCCACCTTTTTTCTCTCTATCGCGTACTGCGCGTAAAATTCGCCCCCGCCAAATTTCTGTTTGCAGGTCAAAGCGATCGCATACTTGCCAAGCTATATCCAACTGCTGTAAAAAATCAGACTCAGGAATTTGCTCATCTTCTGGATCTGGCAGTTCAAAACTGAGATCAGTTGGCTGTTG encodes:
- a CDS encoding transposase, with product MSFVFRQKKDTTFRKKRQKFQPLSSIEIYPGIRSFYTDVKVTQKKGFGCFNLAVYWKRKYRGKQDKEAWYLLTNLPDLNTALKIYAQRFGIEAMFKDCKTGGYNLESSQANPDRLVRLIFLIALAMTSAWLHGQRTKFQKLDSYICRQEEKNRTQKRHSNFWIGLYGFNWIVAWYGCQAWVEELVGFSRNKQAYYQRGLRAMKLIQQAL